GTTCCGCCAGGAAGCGCTGGCGGTGGGCGGCGAAGTCCTGGTCGATGGTGTCGCGGGCGACGACGGAGTAGAAGTGCGCCTGGTGGCCGTCGGCCTTGGGCCGCAGCACGCGCCCCAGCCGCTGGGCCTCCTCCTGCCGGGACCCGAAGGTTCCCGACACCTGGATGGCGACCGTCGCTTCGGGCAGGTCGATGGAGAAGTTCGCGACCTTGGACACGACGAGGACGGAGATCTCCCCCTCCCGGAAGGCGTCGAAGAGCCTCTCCCGCTGGGCGTTGGAGGTCTCGCCCTTGATGACGGGCGCGTTCAGGTGCTCGCCCAGCTCGTCGAGCTGGTCGATGTACTGCCCGATGACCAGGATCTGCTGCCCGGCGAAACGGCGTACCAGCGCCTCGGTGACCTTCCGCTTGGTGTCGGTGGTCGCGCAGTAGCGGTACTTCTCCTCGGTCTCGGCGGTGGCGTACGCGAGCCGCTCGGAGTCGGTCAGATTGACCCGGACTTCGACACAGTCGGCGGGCGCGATGTACCCCTGCGCCTCGATCTCCTTCCAGGGCGCGTCGAACCGCTTCGGCCCGATCAGCGAGAAGACGTCAGACTCGCGCCCGTCCTCGCGGACGAGGGTGGCGGTGAGCCCCAGCCGCCGCCGGGCCTGCAGATCGGCGGTGAACTTGAAGACGGGAGCCGGCAGCAGATGCACCTCGTCGTAGACGATGAGCCCCCAGTCACGGGAGTCGAACAGCTCGAGATGCGGGTAGACGCCCTTCCGCTTCGTCGTCAGCACCTGGTAGGTGGCGATGGTGACGGGCCGGATCTCCTTCTTCGTTCCGCTGTACTCACCGATCTCGTCCTCGGTCAGCGAGGTCCGCTTCACCAGTTCGTGCTTCCACTGCCGGGCCGAGACGGTGTTGGTGACGAGGATGAGCGTGGTGGCCTTGGCCTGCGCCATGGCCCCGGCCCCGACGAGCGTCTTGCCGGCACCGCACGGGAGGACGACGACACCCGACCCGCCGTGCCAGAAGTTCTCCACGGCCTGCTTCTGGTACGGCCGCAGCGCCCAGCCGTCCTCCGCCAGGTCGATGCGATGCGCCTCGCCGTCGACGTACCCGGCGAGGTCCTCGGCCGGCCAGCCCAGCTTCAGCAGCGTCTGCTTGATCTGCCCGCGCTCGGACGGGTGCACGGCGACGGTGTCGGGATCGATGCGCGCGCCGACGAGCGGCGCGATCCGCTTGGACCGCAGCACCTCTTCGAGCACAGGCCGGTCGGTGCTCGTCAGGACAAGACCGTGCGCCGGATGCTTGCTCAGCGTGAGCCGCCCGTACCGGTCCATGGTCTCGGCGATGTCGACGAGCAGCGCGTGCGGCACGGGGTACCGGCTGAACTGCACGAGCGCGTCCACGACCTGTTCCGCGTCGTGCCCCGCGGCCCGCGCGTTCCACAGCCCCAGCGGCGTCACCCGGTAGGTGTGGATGTGCTCGGGCGCGCGCTCCAGCTCCGCGAACGGCGCGATGGCCCGACGGCAGGCGTCGGCCAGCTCGTGATCGACCTCGAGCAGGAGTGTCTTGTCGGACTGGACGATGAGGGGTCCGTTCACACGTGTCCCTTTCTGCGCACCGGCACCCGGCGCGGATGCTCGGCCAAACGTCCAGTGTGCCTCAAGAAGCGGTGATCATGACTGGTCGTCCGCCAGCTCCGCCACGCCCGTCACCCGGTGCAACGGATACGTACGGACCTCGTCCGCGGTGTGGTCGTACGCCGTGACGAAGCCGCCCTCGACACGGATGGGGGCGATGACGCGCTGGGTGGCGGTGCCCTCGGCGTTGACGTACCCGATCCACAGGGACTCGCCGGTGAGGACGGCGGTCTGCATGGTGGCGAGGGTCTCGGCGGAGGTGGTGCGCGGGAGGTCGCCGTTGGCGGAGGGGGCGGTCGGTTTGCGGGGGGTCGTGGAGGCCAGGTCGCCGGCGCGGATGGCGTGGATCGCGGCGCCGAGGAGGGTGGCGTCGGGGACCGGGGGGCCGTCCGGGACGGGTTCGGGGGCGCTGCGGGGCGGCGTGCGGTGGGCGTGGGCGCGGGTGATCAGGACGTCGCCCTCCGCGCTTTCGGCGGCGGGTGCGAAGCCCATGGCGCGCAGGCCTTCGAGGAGGGTCGCCGGGTCGGCCTGGGCGGCCAGCACGGTGGGGGCCAGTCGGCGGAGCCGGAGGCCTTGCGAGCGCTTGTCGGCGAGGATCTCGTTCAGCAGCGCATCGTCGTCGCAGCGGACGTACGCCGATGCCGCGCCGATGCGCAGGTGGCCGTGTCGGCGGGCCACGTCGTCGATCAGGTACGCGAGCGGCTGCGGGACCGGCGTGCGGGAGTGGGCGGTGAGGAACGCGTGCAGGTCCGAGGCCGAGCGGCCCGCGTCGAGCGCACGTCGTACCGAACCGGGCGTGAAGCGGTAGACCGTCGCCCCGCCCTTCGACTCCACGTCCGCGAGGACGCCGAGCGTGTCGGCCAGGGGGCGCTCCAGAGGGCCCGGCGCCACCGCGGTCAGGTCCGCCTGGAGGAGGACGTGGTCCAGCGGCTCCGGGAGGAGCGGGGCCAGGAGGCGGGCTGCCTGGGCGGCGGCCGCGGCCTGCTCGGCGGGGGAGCGCGCGGCCTCGGGGACGGGGTGGTGCCGATGGTGGACGGGGAGCTTGTCGCCGGGCCCCGCGGACGCGGCGTCCTGGGCGGTCGCGGCCGCCGGCGGGAAGCCCAGCAGCGCCCGGCCCTGCGCGGACAGCGCACCACGGCCCGTGATCCCCAGCAGCTCCGCCTCGGACAGGGTCCACCGGGCCAGGCGGCTGCGCAGGTCGTCCGTGGCGGGCTGGGCGCCTCGCAGGGGGCGCTCCCAGTGGAGGCGGGCCAGGAGCGAGTCCGGGGTGGCGGAGGCGCCCTCGGGGAGTGCGGCGAGGAGGGCGAGGACCCGGTGGCGGACCTCGGGGGCCGCGGAACGGTCCAGGCCCGGGCCCAGCGCCGCGAGCGTACGGTCCTTGGCGTCACGGCCGCCGACCAGGCCCGCCGTGCGCGTCGCGGCCAGCCACGCCGAGGCGAGCCACGTCCAGCGCTCGGCGGCGGGCAGCTCCAGCCACTCGTCGTACACGGGCGTCGCCGCGTACCGCTCGTCGGCCTCGCCGTCCGCAGCCAACAGGCCCGCCGCGTAGGCGAGTTCCACCCAGAACGCGGCCACCGGCTCCGCCGCGTCCAGCGCCACCGCCGTCCGCTTCAGATCCCGCACGCTCAGCCCGCCCGCGCGCAACATGGCCGGACCGCCCTCGTGCCAGTCCTTGAGCAGCTCCTCGATCGTCGCCAGAGCCGTGTACGCCTGGCCGGCCGCCGCGGCGTCCACAACCTGTGGACGGTGCGTCGCCGCAGGCTCGACCGCCGGCGGCACCGGCTCCGTCGCCCGGTGCGCGCGGCCCGCCCGCAGATGCAGGGCGACCTCCCGCGGCAGTACGACCGTGCCGGGCGCCGTCGGCAGCAGCAGCCCGCGGTCGATCAGCCACCGCAGATGGCGCGCCGGGTCGGCCGTCACCTGGCCGTACGGCGGCCCCCACACCAGCCGGGACAGCACGTCCAGCGACTCGGCGGGGGCGCCTGCGAGGAGTGCCGCCATCGCCTTACGGTCCGTGAAGCACCCGGTGAGGGACGCCACGGCCGATACCGAGTCGTGCGTCGTCGGCAGGCCGGCGGCGGTCACGATCTCCTGGATACGGCCCGGGGACATGCCCGCCGTGGCCTCCGCGACCGTCGGTCCCAGGCCCGTCGGGGACGGGTGCTGCGCGGACGGCGCGAGCAGCTCCCGTGCGGTGCGCACCAGGCGGAGGCGGTCGTCGGGGCCCCAGACGAGCGCCTGCTCGCGGAGCGTTCCGAGCGCGCGCGGGAACGCCGCCGTGACCGCCGGGTCGCCCTCGTCTCCCGCCATCAGGCCGAGCAGTTCGTCGTACGTCGCCGGGTCCGGCGCCACGGCCAGGGCCTCCGCCGTCTGCAGGGCGAAGCGGTCCAGGCGCTCCAGGGCGCGTACGACCGAGGCGCGGGTGCCCGCACGGGTGGCCAGCTGGGTGAGGTCCGTGGGAACGGGGGTGATCAGGTCCGGGCGGGAACGAAGCAGCGCGGACAGTGAGGCGTCGTCCCGCGCGCGGAGGGCTTCCGCCAGGGAACGCGGAGCCGCGGTCTCGGTGCTCATCCTGTCAACGGTAGCGGGTTCTTCCGTCCGTCCGGCGCTTGAGGGGTTCAGCCCGTCCGGCGTTTGAGGACGAGCGCGAAGCGCGACAAGGGGGGTCTGGCGGGCGCTGCATCAATCAGCGGCTGCGCCGCGGGCCCCAGGTACGGGACGGGCAGGGGCGGAGGGGGCGAAAAACCCGGTACCTTCGTCACCACGGGGTATCCAACGCACCGGCCCCGGAGGGGACTTCGTGGGGATTGAGAGCGACCAGCTCGTCTTCGACTACCTGAGCCGCGTCGGCGACCTGGCCCAGCAGCGCCAGCTGCCGTCCGCGACACGGATGCGCCTGGTGTCGGAGCTGCGCAACGAGATCGACCGGCGCCGAGCGAAGACGGCCGTCGACAGCCCTGCGGCCGTCCGCCGCATCCTCGCCCGCCTCGGCACCCCCGACGAGATCGTCGCGGCCGCGGGCCGGGGCGGCGGCGACGCCGGGCCCGGGCCCGGTCCGGAGACCAGGGCCGCCGTGCCCGCCCAGCGCGCCACCGAACCGGAGGCCCGCCCCAAGGGCCTGCGCCGCGTCGTCCCGAGACCCCGCCCCGCGGAGCCGGAACCCACCGAGCACGCCGACGCCCCGTCCCCGCCGCACCTCGCGAGCGCCGCCGAGCTGGGCGACAGCGCCACGCAGCCGGACTGGTGGCGCGTGGACAGCAGCCCGCTCGATGTCGGGGACAGCGTGCCGGGGTTCACCGGAGGCATCGAGATCCCCGAGCTCCTCAAGCCGCCGCCGCAGGAGGGGCCCGAGAAGCCCGGGAAGCCCGACGAGGGAGCGAAGCCGCCGAAGGACGCCGTACCGGCGAAGGCGAAGAGCAAGACGAAGACGAAGGAGCCGGAGGCCGAGGCGGGCGTCGAGCGGGCCCAACGCCGGCGCTTCCCCAGCCGCAGCGACTGGCACAACCCCCTCCTCCTGCTCGCCGCCGCACTCCTCGTCGCGGGCGCAGCCCTCGGCAACTGGTTCGCCCTCATCCTCGGGTGGCTCATCGCCTACGGCTCCCGTCGGCTGACCCCCGCCGAGTCGAAGTGGGCGGTCCTCGTCCTGCCGGGCCTCGCCGCCACGTCCGGCATCGTCTGGCTGTGGGGCCGCACAAACGGCCGCTGGGGCGCCCCCATCCCCCAGGGCCACATGAACGACGCCCTCGCCGAAACCTGGCCCTGGGTCGTCCGAGCCGCGGCGGTGGCCTCCGCCCTGTACCTGGTGTGGCGCTCACAGAGACAGCGGTAGCCGGGGCAGGCGGGTGGCAGCGCTCCGGGCGACGGCCCGCCCGGTGGGCAGGTCCGCGGGCGGCAGACCGTGCCACGGGTGGCAAGCGCCCCGGGCGGCGGTACGGGTAGCAAGGGCGCGGGCGACAGGGCGCGGGTGACGGACCGCGGCGGCATGGTCACGGGTGACGGACCGCAGTGGCAATGTCACGGGTGGCGGGCCACGCAGTAGGGAGGTCACGCGGGGCGTCAGGCCGCACGGGTGGAAGGTCACATGGGTGCCGGGCCTGGCTGGGGGAGCTGCTGGGCACAATGGCCCATATGACTTCGCACGCGCTCACCGTCGGCTTCGACCTCGACATGACCCTCATCGACTCCCGCCCCGGCATTCGCGCCTGCTACCAGGCGCTTTCCGAGCGGACGGGGACGTACATCGACGCCGACCTGGCGATCACGCGCCTTGGCCCGCCGCTCGAGGAGGAGCTGATCAACTGGTTCCCGGCAGACCAGGTCGAGGCCGTGGGCGATCTCTACCGCGAGATGTACCCGACGATCGCCATCGCCGCGACGCCCGCGATGCCCGGCGCCCGCGAGGCGATAGCGGCCGTCCAGGCGGCCGGCGGGCGCGCGATCGTCGTCACCGCCAAGTTCGAGCCGAACGCCAAGCTCCACCTGGAGTACCTGCGCATCGACGCAGACGCGGTCATCGGCGACCTGTGGGCCGAGCAGAAGGCGGTGGCGCTGCGCGAGCACGGCGCGAGCGTGTACGTCGGCGACCACACCGGCGACGTACGCGGCGCCCGTACGGCGGAGGCGTACTCCGTCGCCGTGGCCACCGGGCCGTGCGACGCCGAGGAACTGCGCGCGGCGGGCGCGCATGTCGTCCTCGCCGATCTCACGGAGTTCCCGGCATGGCTGGAGAGCTACCGGTAGCCCGCGAGGGGCCGCTCGCCGGATCCGCGTCGGGACCGCGTCCGATCCGCGTCAGGACCGCGCGGCGCGCGCCCGGCGGCGGCCCTCCGCGATCGACTGGAGCACTCCGGCTCCGGCCAACAGGAATCCGACACCCATGAGCATGCTCAAGCCGAACATGTAGGTCGGAAAGGGAGTCGTTCCGAGCAGCAGTGGTGCCACGGTGACCAGAGTGGCCACGGCTCCGACGAAGAACACGATGACACCGGCACGGATCAGCCGGTCACCGGCTTCCGTGGAATTCGCTTGGGTTTTGTCACGCACCGGACCAGGGTAGTTCCCAGCG
This genomic interval from Streptomyces dengpaensis contains the following:
- a CDS encoding DNA repair helicase XPB, coding for MNGPLIVQSDKTLLLEVDHELADACRRAIAPFAELERAPEHIHTYRVTPLGLWNARAAGHDAEQVVDALVQFSRYPVPHALLVDIAETMDRYGRLTLSKHPAHGLVLTSTDRPVLEEVLRSKRIAPLVGARIDPDTVAVHPSERGQIKQTLLKLGWPAEDLAGYVDGEAHRIDLAEDGWALRPYQKQAVENFWHGGSGVVVLPCGAGKTLVGAGAMAQAKATTLILVTNTVSARQWKHELVKRTSLTEDEIGEYSGTKKEIRPVTIATYQVLTTKRKGVYPHLELFDSRDWGLIVYDEVHLLPAPVFKFTADLQARRRLGLTATLVREDGRESDVFSLIGPKRFDAPWKEIEAQGYIAPADCVEVRVNLTDSERLAYATAETEEKYRYCATTDTKRKVTEALVRRFAGQQILVIGQYIDQLDELGEHLNAPVIKGETSNAQRERLFDAFREGEISVLVVSKVANFSIDLPEATVAIQVSGTFGSRQEEAQRLGRVLRPKADGHQAHFYSVVARDTIDQDFAAHRQRFLAEQGYAYRIMDADELLAETDS
- a CDS encoding helicase-associated domain-containing protein, with the translated sequence MSTETAAPRSLAEALRARDDASLSALLRSRPDLITPVPTDLTQLATRAGTRASVVRALERLDRFALQTAEALAVAPDPATYDELLGLMAGDEGDPAVTAAFPRALGTLREQALVWGPDDRLRLVRTARELLAPSAQHPSPTGLGPTVAEATAGMSPGRIQEIVTAAGLPTTHDSVSAVASLTGCFTDRKAMAALLAGAPAESLDVLSRLVWGPPYGQVTADPARHLRWLIDRGLLLPTAPGTVVLPREVALHLRAGRAHRATEPVPPAVEPAATHRPQVVDAAAAGQAYTALATIEELLKDWHEGGPAMLRAGGLSVRDLKRTAVALDAAEPVAAFWVELAYAAGLLAADGEADERYAATPVYDEWLELPAAERWTWLASAWLAATRTAGLVGGRDAKDRTLAALGPGLDRSAAPEVRHRVLALLAALPEGASATPDSLLARLHWERPLRGAQPATDDLRSRLARWTLSEAELLGITGRGALSAQGRALLGFPPAAATAQDAASAGPGDKLPVHHRHHPVPEAARSPAEQAAAAAQAARLLAPLLPEPLDHVLLQADLTAVAPGPLERPLADTLGVLADVESKGGATVYRFTPGSVRRALDAGRSASDLHAFLTAHSRTPVPQPLAYLIDDVARRHGHLRIGAASAYVRCDDDALLNEILADKRSQGLRLRRLAPTVLAAQADPATLLEGLRAMGFAPAAESAEGDVLITRAHAHRTPPRSAPEPVPDGPPVPDATLLGAAIHAIRAGDLASTTPRKPTAPSANGDLPRTTSAETLATMQTAVLTGESLWIGYVNAEGTATQRVIAPIRVEGGFVTAYDHTADEVRTYPLHRVTGVAELADDQS
- a CDS encoding HAD family hydrolase; translated protein: MAHMTSHALTVGFDLDMTLIDSRPGIRACYQALSERTGTYIDADLAITRLGPPLEEELINWFPADQVEAVGDLYREMYPTIAIAATPAMPGAREAIAAVQAAGGRAIVVTAKFEPNAKLHLEYLRIDADAVIGDLWAEQKAVALREHGASVYVGDHTGDVRGARTAEAYSVAVATGPCDAEELRAAGAHVVLADLTEFPAWLESYR